The Nitrosomonas sp. PY1 genomic sequence AGCGTGGAAAGAAGTGCCTATGAATGGCGAAGATTTTTTACAAAATATTACAGCAGGTGACCACTTAATTATATTGGATGCTTTGTATGGTAAAGCTCAGTATAGAGATGCTTATGGATGGCGCGAAAGTTTGAAAAAAATGGAAATAGACTGGTTCACGCCACTGTATAGTGCACTGGAAGCAAAGAAGATTAATCAGCTTATTTTGACAACTTTGGATTCTACTGTAACTAGAAGTTTCTTTATTACAACAAGTGATTTGTGGAAATTTTGGCGCAAGATAAAACCAATGGCTTCTTTATCAGCATCGGCGTAGCACCTAAAATAAGTGAAATAACAGCAGAAAGGCGCTTTAAATGAGCTCCTGATATTTAAAAGAGGAACTCATAATACCAGTATTCGGAATGTAAAAATAATGAGGGGTATCCATGCAAAAGTTTTCTTTAATCCAAAATATTAAGTCTTATCTATTCGCAAGTACGGTTTTTTTACTTGCGTGCGGATTAATGGTTATTACTCATTTTTTCAATGGAATTGAGCAACATTGGTCGATGATTCTGTTGGGGTGCTTAATTTTGTTACAGGCGATTGTAATTTATCAAATCGCCGAAAGGGAAAAAAGCATTAGTAGTTTTTCTGAGCAATTATTAGTTACCAAGGAAAGATTAACTAACGAAATGAAGCATCGCTTGTGGGCCGAAAAAACAGTATCGGAAGGTAAAATAAAATCTCTTTACATTGATGAAAATTTTCCTGTTATGTTGGCTTACTTCAATGCCGAATTGAGATGTCGTTATCACAACAGAATTTTTCGTCGCTGGTTTGGATTGAGATCGGATCAGATTGACGGTAAGCTTCTGACCGAATTTTCAAATGAGGGCTTTTTTCTCGATATTCGTAATTGCGCTAAAGAGATTTTTACAGGAAAGACTATTCATTATGAACGTACTCTTAAATCAACTAAGGGATTTCCTTATATCTTTACTGAGCAATTTGTCCCTCATCTCGATAGCAAAGGAAAAGTAGTCGGGTTTTATACGATACATACGCCTTTTGCACAGGAAAAAAGTCGTATTTCATTGAAGAAGGGTGAGCAAACCGCTCATAAAACAGAGCCTGACCGTGTTTCTCAGGTAACGGTTAATGATACGCAAAAAAAGCAATCACCGGTGCTGCGGCCTGCTTCGGATACAACAATCGCTACTCGCGTTGCTCAAGCTATTAAAGAAGGAGAGTTTAATCTTTTCTTTCAGGATATTAAATCGATCAAAGCGAGCGATGTATTGCCAATGCACCATGAAATTTTGATTCGTATGGGTGAGGAAGAAAACAGTCAAATGCCGCCAGGTTCGTTTCTTCCTTTTGTTGAACAATTTAAGCTCATGCCACAGCTCGACCGATGGGTGGTTAATCATATTATTAAATGGTTATCTAATAGCGCCGCTGCAAATCATGTTTTTTGTTTAAATATTGCAAAGGATACTTTTAACGACGGAAGTTTTCCGGGGTTTGTGCAGATTCAACTGCAAAAAATGAATGTGCCGGCATCAAGCCTTTGTTTTGAAATAGAAGCCATCGATGTGCAAGACCAAAAACCACAAGTTATCGCTTTCACAAAGAAAGTAAGTCAAATAGGATGCCTCATAACGTTATGTAGTTTCACCCAAGATTCAGATTTAGTTAAATTACTAGGTGACATGAAAGTGAATTATATTAAAATTGATGGCAGCTTAGTATGCAACATATTGCGCGATGAGGAGGATTTCAAGGAGGTGCTTGCTATTAATAAATTAGCGCACGAGCGTGGAATTAAAACAATTGCTGAGCTGGTTGAAACAGATGATATCGTAGCTAAATTAAATGAGATTGGAGTGGATTATATGCAAGGATTTGGTGTGGCTAAGGTACAACCTTTCGAAGAGCTTAACCCTTTATAGTTTTTTGATTTGGCGCGCATTTTTGTGAAGATTGAAATAGACTGGCTTTTTAATCGTGCTCACAGCACGATTAAATAAAATCTAAATAGAGTCAATGCTATTTCTTAGCTAAAATGACTGAGTAACAAATGTGCTACAGAATTGAATTTAACTCAGGTATTTTGAATAAAAACATAAAGGCTACGCTCTGGCTACTCGGCAAGAACTTTCGGATTTTCTAGTTGAAATAGAACGGCGAGCATATAAACAAGCTTTATTTGCGGTTCAGGATGAACATGCGGCATTAGATATTGTGCAAGATTCAATGACTAAGCTTGTAATAAAATATTCTGATAAGCCTTCAGCAGAATTTCCATTCCTATTTCATAAAATACTGCAGAATACTATTCGAGATTACTATCGGAGACAAAAAACCAGATCCTTATGGACAACGCTGTTTTCATCATTCATTCCAGAAGATACGGATGCAAATCAGGATGATTTTGATATTCTAGACAGTTTATTACCAGATATAAAAGATGATTGGAGGGAGCCTGAAACACGCTTGGAGAAGCTGCAGCTAATTGAAATTATCGAAGATGCGATAAAAACTCTTCCGGCACGTCAACGCGAAGCATTTATATTGCGTTATTGGGAAGAGATGAATCTGGTTGAAACTGCAGAGATAATGAATTGTTCGCAGGGTAGTGTTAAAACACATTGTTCACGCGCTATTCATGCGTTAGCTAAGAAACTCAAAGAAAAGGGAGTGAAATTATGAGCCAGGAAGAGCAGGATCTACTAGGCAATAGAATTGCTAATGTACTTGATATGGCCGCTATAGAGCATATCGAGCATAATACTCTGATTTTGTTGCAAACTAAACGTATGGAAGCTTTGGAGAGCTATCAACTAGCTTCAGGAATAGTTAACTCTGGAAATAGCGCTTCCGCTTATGGTGGACATGGAAATCATTTTGGCGTAGGTAAATTTCTGTTATTACTGGCTTTGTTGTTGACGTTTACGAGTATGGCTTATACTCAGTTTGCAGATCATAGTTTTAAATTTAGTTCATTGAATAAATTGATACTTACTAATGATTTACCGATAGATGCCTATATTGATA encodes the following:
- a CDS encoding DUF3619 family protein; translated protein: MSQEEQDLLGNRIANVLDMAAIEHIEHNTLILLQTKRMEALESYQLASGIVNSGNSASAYGGHGNHFGVGKFLLLLALLLTFTSMAYTQFADHSFKFSSLNKLILTNDLPIDAYIDSEFDEWLDGE
- a CDS encoding EAL domain-containing protein, whose product is MQKFSLIQNIKSYLFASTVFLLACGLMVITHFFNGIEQHWSMILLGCLILLQAIVIYQIAEREKSISSFSEQLLVTKERLTNEMKHRLWAEKTVSEGKIKSLYIDENFPVMLAYFNAELRCRYHNRIFRRWFGLRSDQIDGKLLTEFSNEGFFLDIRNCAKEIFTGKTIHYERTLKSTKGFPYIFTEQFVPHLDSKGKVVGFYTIHTPFAQEKSRISLKKGEQTAHKTEPDRVSQVTVNDTQKKQSPVLRPASDTTIATRVAQAIKEGEFNLFFQDIKSIKASDVLPMHHEILIRMGEEENSQMPPGSFLPFVEQFKLMPQLDRWVVNHIIKWLSNSAAANHVFCLNIAKDTFNDGSFPGFVQIQLQKMNVPASSLCFEIEAIDVQDQKPQVIAFTKKVSQIGCLITLCSFTQDSDLVKLLGDMKVNYIKIDGSLVCNILRDEEDFKEVLAINKLAHERGIKTIAELVETDDIVAKLNEIGVDYMQGFGVAKVQPFEELNPL
- a CDS encoding RNA polymerase sigma factor, translated to MATRQELSDFLVEIERRAYKQALFAVQDEHAALDIVQDSMTKLVIKYSDKPSAEFPFLFHKILQNTIRDYYRRQKTRSLWTTLFSSFIPEDTDANQDDFDILDSLLPDIKDDWREPETRLEKLQLIEIIEDAIKTLPARQREAFILRYWEEMNLVETAEIMNCSQGSVKTHCSRAIHALAKKLKEKGVKL